The nucleotide window ttaaagagcgagccaatgttgtttttatcgtcctgagattgtgacgtcattcttgttgttttacaggtattgagaaatcaactataatggtgattaatccttactctgtttttcaacgacgaacaaacgatcagtatcaactgttttgcgctgaactatttacgtcaaaatgattgttaaatcaaatttgactattctagctctgataccaattgttggatctgagtttccttttgattgtatttttgtttgtaaaaaaagatggaaaatggatgagttgtgcagcggaattaaaatgataacaaactttgtatacaatcaaatgagagtaatactttaatcaaacatctttacacaaagaaccgaatgattgaatttatttcaaacacgattacaatgatgatgtatgaatgcaaactccccctcagccagagctcagtagtttgttcgtgcaaagaagacgaatgatgtgaagagctaatagaacagtacaaagtactgtactatttataagcacttgcaaactactgagcatctttagctgacgtcaccatgaaagtgacatctaacctcctaacaaactctaacctctgatctatacagacactacttgtgttaactactgctattacattctattacataacaCACTATAGAACatctgctgcaaccttctactgctgtgaacccagcagcacttatccggatcagcagtgcttgactcaaggtagtagattgaatcagcaggacttgagtcttcatcagatctttaattgagcagtAGTTATcggtcagcagttagtaagatcagcagataggaggtcattagttgttgtaatcactttcaaggggagagatatgtatatcagcatctgcttattctgaatccactgagctgatccagttttggctttacattatctgttcctctgatagggttcaatcccaacactttCGAACTAGAATCTCTAATGGTTTTACTGCGTAATTAAGGCTATTAcccacctcgatatcatcgtaatGGATATAAGCCGTTTCCTCCGCTAGACATTTTCGCAGTTTTGACACATGAAATGTGCCATGTATTCCACTCAATTCTTCTAGTAACTCAAGGCGATACGCTACCTTACCGATTCGTTCAATGATTTTTAATGGCCCGataaatctcgggcttagtttccccCTCTTCCTGAATCGGATTACTcctttccatggggaaacctttagcataaCCATGTCGCCTACCTGAAATTCAATCGGTTTTCGTCTTTTGTCGGCATAACACTTTTGCCTATCTTGGGCCGCTTTCAAATGAGCTCGCACCACATCGATTTTCTTGTTAGTGGCTTGGACAACTTCTTTATGGGCTAGTTCACGTGGACCCACTTCACCCCATCATACCGGGGTTCTACATTTCCTACCTTACAACATCTCATAAGGGGCCATGCCAATGCTGgcatggtaactattgttataagaAAACTCTGCTAATGGCAAATACACGTCCCAACTGCCCCCAAAATCGATAATACACgctctcagcatatcctccagggtctgtattgttctttcactctgcccatccgtctgaggatggtatgcgGTTCTGATAAATAGTTttgttcccatctgttcttgaaattCTCTCTagaattttgaagtaaaccgggtatctctgtTCGATACAATAGATACCGGTACCCCGTGACGTGCCACTATCTCATTTGTGTATACTTCCGACATCTTTTCCGAAGTATAAGTCTCAGGTATGGGAATAAAGTGAGCACTCTTCGTTAATCTATCCACGACCATCCATATAGCATCGAATCCCCGACTCGTTCTAGGCAGTTTGGTCAACAGGTCCATAGTGATATGTTCCcctttccaaaccgggatttccAATGGTTGCAGATTTCCATATGGTTtctggtgttccgccttgacttgcaAACAAGTCAAGCATTTCTCAACATACTTTACTACATCTCTCTTCATttcgggccaccaatagttttccTTTAAATCATTGTACATCTTGGTTGCacccggatgaatagaataacgggCTAAATGAGCTTCATTGAGTAGAAGCGTTTTGACCCCGCAGGAGTTTGGGACCCATATTCTTCCAAAACGAGTCTTCATCCCGTCGCTACCATCCGCCAAATCCTTCAGCTGACCGACTATCCTTTCCTTTTTCAGGTTTTCTTCTTTCACCGCCTCACTTGTGCTTCTCAGATTAGTTCAAGTAAACCCGAGGTTACAACAAGCTGCATCGGCCTCACTCGTATTGGGACATAATCCGATTTCCTGCTCAaagcatccgccacaacatttgcccttccggggtggtaatgtatttcacaGTCGTAATCCTTTACTGTGTCTAACCaccgcctttgtcgcatatttaactccttctgatcgaagaagtattttaaactcttgtagtcggtgaatatggtgcactttaccccatataaatagtgcctccatatttttaacgcaaacaccaccgccgccaattcgagatcgtgcgtgggatatttcttttcatgcatttttaattgcctcgaggcataagctataatcTTTCCTCATTGCATTAAAACACATCCAAGCCCCGAAAGTGAGGCATCTGAATAAACCACCAAGTCTTCGACTCCGTCCGGCAACGTTAATACCGGAGCTTGGgttaacttttcttttagcgTTTGGAATGCTCTTTCTTGTTCGACACCCTAAATAAACTTCTCTTTCCGAGTTAACTTAGTTAGCGgcgacgcaatcttggagaaatcttgaatgaatctcctgtagtatctcggaagccctaagaaacttctaatctCTGAAGGATTCTTCGGAGAGCTCCATTTCGACACAGCCTCTATCTTTGTCGGATCCACCAATATTCCATCGGCACTTATGATGTGGccgaggaattgcacctctcgtaaccagaaggcgcactttgagaattttgcatataACTTTTCTCGCCTGAGTGTCTCTAACACCTCTTGTAAATGACGTGCATGATCTACTTCACTTTTCGAGTAtaccagaatgtcgtcgataaacacgattaccgacttatctaacattggcttgcaaacccggttcatgaggtccatgaaagccgcggtgtgttggtgcactacatctgttgattttgtcttggatcaagtcttagtcttagaatgttagattagggcacattgtacgaaAAAATAGGAGGTATAGTGTGTTTATtgaagaggtttcgcttatagtgacataggtagaggttccgcttatatgtcatcatatagttccgcttgaatgtcacttggaggtttcgcttgtatgacaTGTATACTGAAGCGAAACCCCAACCCTATATAAgggtcacataagcgaaaccacatAGTAGTGGTTGTAGGGAAattgtgtaacggcgaagccctgccgaatcgtctccagagcttgtaacttGTTATAAAGAGTaataaacagagacaaattagtgaaatcaagctaaacaaagactggatcaatgaattctgcctctgattcagtctgagcactcttctgatagactcgtcaGGTTGtttaacgatcctacatgtggtatcagagctcaagaggaagagttcttactgtttagttcgttttcgctcaaaaattctgatttctacaccttctttcatcagttcagggagttttatcgatcaaaattggatcaaaatttcacagattgtgtattatAGGACactaacaaaccctggaaagttttggACCAAAATACGGATTAAAAATGGGTTAAACTATCTTCggactaggtttcgcttattcggacaatttgtagttccgcttatatgacCACCTaggttccgcttttgtgacactAAAATCAGatagtttcgctccaaatgtcaagtggttccgcttgaaaggttcGCTTCAAGTGACAATTTGGAGGATCGCTTGTAAGATTCGTTTGTGAGGTTCCGCTTCAAGGGTCATTTGTTGGAGTTCCGCTTGAGGGTTCGCTTGAACAGACATTGttgttccgcttatacgtacatcaATGTTTCGCTTGTCTGTTCTTTGGAGTTTCGCTTATCAGGACACctcaaggtttcgcttatagtgcaACATTTGGGATTTCGTTTTTGTGACATTTTGAGAGAAAGATTTGTCGAGATTATTTGAAACATGGCagaaatgtttgatgaaaaggagAATGAGTTTGTTGAAAGGCTAAATAGATATGGTTGGAATCATATGAGTCTGTATGACCAAGATGATAAGTATATTTGGACTCTTAGACTTGAAAGGTTTGCTTGCCAGCAGAATGAGAGCTTGAAAGAGATGAAAAAAAGATTTTATTACTTGATGGACAAGTTAAAATCGTTTGGAATAAATTTGACAGATACTGAAAAGATATCAAAGTTGGAAGAAGCTTTACCTGCCGAATGGGATGATGTTCTAAAGAAATTAAAACAAAAGCCTAAATTCTCGAAATTACATCCAACTGATTTCATCAATAAACTTCAAAAACATAGTTATGAAAATTCTGATAAGAAGaaaatattgatgaataaaatcaaaGAACATTTAGATGAACTGAATTTGGGAAATCTagataaaatcaatttggatgtaattactgagattaataaaagaatttgtatatgttttgcTGCAAAACAAAACATGAAGTATGATTATAAGAgaggatgttatattgatgaaaatttaaaacctcttgactttgttaaaattgtttgtgcaggaacatacaagacagAGATAAAGGAAATGTCAAAGAATGAGGAATATGTGAAGAATGAATCTTCAAGTTCTGAAACAGTGTGTTTCAAGTGTAACagctttaagactgacaatgacaaactcttgaagaatgcggaaagtttggcattggagatcaagaagttgaacgaTGAAAAACAAgctgatgataagcagattcttattctgaaagaaaattgtgagaagttaaaaactgaaaatgacaaactgttgggtggtttgaacagtttgaaatctgaaaacaaaagtgagaaagaaaaagcaaaagttttggaagaaaagattaaaagttttgaaattgaaaaaacaagaatttcaaaagaatttcaaaatcaaatgaagattcttgaagatgggagagatgtgtttagcaaaaacaacattgaaaaacaaaaaatgataaattcccatgttcagaaaattataaaattggaaaAGGAAGGTGAAagtgctcaaaagaaaatcaaagagttagaaaaagatcttgaaagcaacaagaaatcctcagaaaatgaagatttctggataaatcttgagaacaagaatttgaaagctaatgaaacgaaatttcaagaacagataaaagttttggaaaatgaaaagactgttcttgaaaacatgaaaaatgagaatgatacatcaatcaagtctcatcttgaaaggatatctcagcttgaaaatgaagctgaaaattcaagaaacaagatcgatgaacttgagaagaaattgataggttttgtgactgcatcagacagtttgaattttccttgtccaaaaccaatcaattcagttccaataagtgatgatgtcacaaattttgacaaagtcaaaattgaagattgcgatgagaaatctgatgatgaaattgaaaagattgaaaaacaaaaattgtttttgaaattaaaagaaaattttcagaaaactgttctacaatcgactgaaaagggagaatgctctaagcaaaaacctttgaagaagaaagtggaacagaaacaaaaaattaaaaatgagaaaaatattgaaaaagataataaaagctcatcagatcgatcatccaatcaaaatcaaaaattacaaaaagtaaaaaatgataattcaaaaattgttggtaataagtggtgcaggttggaccacagtgctcaaaagccaaatccagcaaacatgaggaaggaatatcaccaagccagacaatgctatgatctgagcgtttggtgtgaaggtggtacatggtacgataacagagtgtgttaccgatgcggttatcaaggacacattgctgttaactgccagaattggagttaagagaccagaagatgctataattgtcaaattagaggtcacattgccagagattgcccaaggagatcgaatgatagattgagggctaagtctcagaaattggcaaagattccagtcaaagtcaagctccatgaacagaaggttctaaaacctaaagttcaagaacagacaattcaagaaaagaaagttaaactttcacaggggcagaaagacagactgaggaaaaagaggaagaaggcgagagagtatctcgagaagattttatCCTTGGGTTCATATGTTGGTAAAAAtaatagttctgatgaatcgactccctcgattgcaaagtcaagcaagacgaattcgtcggatacaaatctgaggacaaaagaagaagaagaaaggtgtcggcgatgaatctggctcatctaagtcagacaagccacactcaggcaatgattctggttcgttaaagccagaggagccattggtttaacaatggatgatgcaaactttccatcattgttgaacaagaatttgaaatcacccaaggaccgtcaggcttgggtgaatttattcaaatagaaaaacctgacttgccggagttcccaggttggtaaaagtggaacatgaatcggcacatttcttgaggaatttcactctggtgatttttcgccttacatgtggttaatcaaggtcattagtttgaacttgaattaactatcATTGGTAAACAACGTGATGAGTTAatccccaattttacaagtggtaaaatcaacaaaacttattttccggaaaaaccattctgattaaaacaaacttgaatgttttgaaatcattatgggaaaatagtttgttgtgagggggagttctgattgtttatgccaggtggatggagaattgaaatgattcgatatcatgttgtcaaACTTTGTACAGTCTGTTTCAAATTTTCTccgaaaatcaaaattgaaacacattttgattttagggggagtaaaatttaaaaaaattagaaaatttgaaaatgtcaaaaacatcaaaaaaataaaaaatgagttttgatgcgaataaggggaaatgatagtacatcagctagactggcacagtacgctaaagatttgtatggtataaatgcaattaagcagtctcgctaaagatgtgtcgataggttttcacagattagtagatcagtttgggatataaacataaatttcacttacgtttacgtggggaacacctccaggatatataggtaacccctgaagtcctgtttgaaaggtcccgtattctgagatactaggtctttatgctcagtgatatctggggtattatcccgggacttctgctgtatggaagtactgacctagtacccggataatactttctgcaaaagctttgaaatataagctcaccctcagcatgctgatgaaacaataaaattgatagtcgctgttgttgaaaacaaaagatcctctaaaggggacacaccttaaagtcgaagccttcatctctctgcgtatacagaagtatcgacctgagctctcacggccctcgcacataaccccttaacagatatcagctgtggtatactcacctgtaagactgaatactggggtctggatacaggagtatatactgaggtgggacacatgtaaatgtttaagttctaaaacactaattctgtatcctgaacaggttgaacattttgtgagaatttaagtggatcagaatATCGGCAATCTATGCgaattgtttaaaagcttaaaatgatttaacagcttaacggtgctagtgtttagtcagcagctgatatgatcttcttgcacgaactcacaaaaatatgtttgtatatatttcatttctgcatttaatttttgttattgcatttatgtttcattttaaaaaaaaaaaatcaaaaagatttttgacaactgatgttggagagctgatattcaaaatctcaaaggatAAACATGATGATCAGAGGTTTGTTTAAATTGGTTTGAAGTGCTTAATCAGATTTTGGGAAGATTAATAGGTtttaaatgagaaaatttcttgaatattcttaaatgattagttgatccattaagttgaatcacaattgtgtttgtttATGATAGAGTGTctgagttgtgcaggtttctgatacTGTTGTTACGGAAAGcaaggagatacatcagaacctgagaagaagtttatattgataaagccaggagttgatttcaatggtgataacgaattccagacggcgatcccagcatgatgatagggggagtctgatgaaagttagagccagagaaagatccgggtacatgattccaggaagaagttcctgaagaagaccgatcaaaATTTGAAGAattgtcatgttgaagactctcactaaagactccgtcaacatccaagggggagtttgttagtgcagttgtctgtcgactacatctttgtttaAGTTTTAGATAGAGAGAGataagcccagagactgatcaagactgaagaagtgcaGATATGAAGTTGCAAAAGACTTGATGAatgactccatcaacatctgagggggagtctgttggtacactacatctgttgatttcgtcttggatcaagtcttagtcttagaatgttagattagggcatattgtacgagaaaataggaggtaTAGTGTGTTTATTGAAGAGGTTTTGCTTATAGTGACATAggtagaggttccgcttatatgtcatcatatagttccgcttgaatgtcacttggaggtttcgcttgtatgacaTGTATACTGAAGCGAAACCCCAACCCTATATAAgggtcacataagcgaaaccacaGAGTAGCGGTAGTAGTGAAgttgtgtaacggcgaagccctgccgaatcgtctccagagcttgtaacttgttaataagtgcaataaacagagacaaattagtgaaatcaagctaaacaaagacagaatcaatgaatttcGACTCTGATTCTGTTTGaacactcttctgatcgactcgtcaggtcgtctaacgatcctacacggggcattcgttagcccgaatgacatcacgaggaactcgtaatgtccgtatctcgtgcggaaagccgtctttGGTACATCCTCTTCTTTGACCTTTAattggtgatatcccgatctaaGGTCGATTTTCGAAAACCAATTCGccccttgtaattggtcaaatagATCGTCTATTCTcggaagcgggtatcgattctttaccttgactttgtttaactcccggtaatcaatacacattcgcatgcttccgtctttctttttcacaaatagtaccgGCGCGCCcaaaggagacacactcggccttataaaTCCTTTGTCGAGCAAGTCTTTAATTTgcgacatcaattcttgtaattcCGACGCTGCGAGTCGGTATGGTGCTTTagctacgggtttcgcgcccggaaccAATTCGATTCctaactctacctcccgttcggGCGGTATCCCTGGTAGAtcttccggaaacacatcttCGAAGTCATGTACTACCGGCACGTCTCCAATCTTCAGTGATTCTTTCTCGGGTTCGTTAGCGTATATCATAAACGCCCTACATCCATGCTTCATgagcttgtgagctttcaacatcGAGCATATTATAGGATTGCCTCCTTTCTCGCCATAGATGGTGATGTGTTTTCCGCTCGGAGATGTTAGCTTTATCTCCTTACGGAAACACACAACCTTTGCGtggtgtcgagatagccaatccatcccaacaacTACTTGGAACTCTCCAatcgacatcgggattagatcTATCAAGTATTCCTCATCATCGATACTTAATTTGCAGCTTTGACAAATATCACAAACTATGAAACTTTTGTTGTCCCCTATTTCgacttctaagggcacagataatttcgtcaatacaaatgaaggatgtcgaataaatacatgtgaaataaaggatttattcgcacccgtatcaaataacacacgtgtaGGAATCGAGTTTATtgcgaatatacctgagaccacatcgggttctgttTTCGCTTCAGCCGCTGTAAGTTGGAAGGACCTGGCCTTTACCTTTGGAGCTTCTGTTGGAGATTCTTTAGCGTCTTTCTTTCCAACTAAGTCTGGGCATTCAGACTTTTTGTGGTCGGGCTGATAGCATTTGTAACAAACCGAGACTTTACTCGGACATAGATATGCCGTGTGCCCCATTTTCCCGCATATAGGACACGGTTTGTCCTTGAAATGGCACTCACCCTTGTGCCCCTTTCCACATACTTTGCAACTTGGTGACCCACCCTTTGCATCCGTTTTCTTTGTCAATTCAGCCGTTCGAGCcttctttgtagggcttggattcacatcaTGTGCCCTTCGCTCGCCCCTCTCGATTTGTTTCTTCAACTCGATTTCCCGCTCCCGGGCGGTGTTGATAATTTCCGTGAGGGTTTCATACTttgagggagtcatgaactcccgGTATTCAGCGCTCAACATGTTGTAATAGTAATATATCTTCTGCTATTCAGTGGTGACTAACACGTCACAGAATCTCAGCTTATCCATAAAGATGCCCGTgattttatcaattgtttcaccCCTCTGTCGTAACTGGATGAACTCCTCCTTGATCCTGTTAATGACTGCCTTGGGACTATGACATTTAAGGAATGGCACCTTAAACTCATCCCATGTTATGACCCTTGCTGCTTCGGCTCCTATCTCCTTCTTTTTATTGTCCCACCAATCGTTGGCTTGACCCCTCAACTGACTCATTCCGTAAGCAACAAAATCACTCACGTCACAGTGGGTCCTTTCAAACACCCCTTCGACATCACTTAACCATCTCTGGCATATTATCGGGTCGACCTCCCCGTTGTAGATTGGCGGTTTACATGCCATAAACTCTTTGTACAAACATCCTTTACGTTCTCTCGATTTCTCTTTCGTAAGGTTGACACTATCCTCCAACCTTTTGACTCGTTCTTCGACTAATGATAACACAGTGTTTTGAATTTTGTCTATGAACCCGGATAGACTACCCTCAATTGCCTTTCCCACTTCTTCGGCAATGatttctttcatttgttcggtgctgGTCGGCACTGGATCATTGCCATTCCTTTCCgtcatcttgaaactgaaatgtttactttaattattaaacatttcatttataacttagCTTTATTTATTTTGGTTTAGCCAAGTGCGTAACTTGCTTTGACCGTTCTTATTTAGTGCACCTTCTGGGTTTGAGTGTGGTAACACACCCTTCCCGTGCACTtaaatttttatttcttttacttACATAAGATAAGATCTACTAACATAAATAATTAAtccttaccggacgatcgatcaagcttgaaccgaacactttgttgacaaccttgagctctgattaccaacttgtaacactccactcattttttttataataatttaacATAAACTAAGCATTTGTAAACCAAAACTTCGATTTACATATCAAACATAAGGAAATTTTCATAGAGTTAACATTTTAGATAAGTACTACTAGTTTAACAACCCCAAAACAAGTATTTAAGTGTTAACTACATAGACATTGTTTTAAACATATTTAAGTAATCGCAGAAGCTTCAAAATATCGTGTTCAGTTCTTGTAATCGTGCTTGATCTCCATCCGGAGTAAGT belongs to Helianthus annuus cultivar XRQ/B chromosome 5, HanXRQr2.0-SUNRISE, whole genome shotgun sequence and includes:
- the LOC118492152 gene encoding uncharacterized protein LOC118492152, with amino-acid sequence MLSAEYREFMTPSKYETLTEIINTAREREIELKKQIERGERRAHDVNPSPTKKARTAELTKKTDAKGGSPSCKVCGKGHKGECHFKDKPCPICGKMGHTAYLCPSKVSVCYKCYQPDHKKSECPDLVGKKDAKESPTEAPKVKARSFQLTAAEAKTEPDVVSEVEIGDNKSFIVCDICQSCKLSIDDEEYLIDLIPMSIGEFQVVVGMDWLSRHHAKVVCFRKEIKLTSPSGKHITIYGEKGGNPIICSMLKAHKLMKHGCRAFMIYANEPEKESLKIGDVPVVHDFEDVFPEDLPGIPPEREVELGIELVPGAKPVAKAPYRLAASELQELMSQIKDLLDKGFIRPSVSPLGAPVIQGDLQGAIVRDLSEK